A portion of the Fusobacterium nucleatum genome contains these proteins:
- the glgB gene encoding 1,4-alpha-glucan branching protein GlgB, which produces MSGQMEQYLFHRGEFRQAYEYFGAHPTRSSTIFRIWAPSAKSVAVVGDFNDWRAREEDYCHKLTNEGIWEVEIKKIKKGNLYKYQIETSWGEKILKSDPYAFYSELRPQTASIVNGKPKFRWADKRWLNNREIGYAKPINIYEVHLGSWKKKEDGTYYNYKEIAELLVEYMLEMNYTHIEIMPIIEYPFDGSWGYQGTGYYSVTSRYGTPDDFMYFVNYFHKNNLGVILDWVPGHFCKDSHGLYRFDGSACYEYEDPSLGENEWGSANFNVSRNEVRSFLLSNLYFWIKEFHIDGIRMDAVSNMLYYKDGLSENKHSVEFLQYLNQSLHEEYPDVMLIAEDSSAWPLVTKYQADGGLGFDFKWNMGWMNDTLKYMEQDPFFRKSHHGKLTFSFMYAFSENFILPLSHDEIVHGKNSILNKMPGYYEDKLAHVKNLYSYQMAHPGKKLNFMGNEFVQGLEWRYYEQLEWQLLKDNKGSQDIQKYVKALNKLYLEEEALWYDGQDGFEWIEHENINENMLIFLRKTPNMEDFIIAVFNFSGKDHEIYPLGVPLEDGEYEVILDSNEKKFGGSYQGRKRKYKSIKKSWNYREQYIEIKIAKNSAVFLKYKK; this is translated from the coding sequence ATGTCTGGACAAATGGAACAATATTTATTTCACCGTGGAGAATTTAGGCAAGCCTATGAATATTTTGGTGCACACCCTACACGAAGCTCAACTATATTTCGGATATGGGCACCATCTGCAAAATCAGTAGCTGTTGTTGGAGATTTTAATGATTGGAGAGCAAGAGAAGAAGATTATTGTCACAAGTTAACTAATGAAGGAATATGGGAAGTTGAAATTAAAAAAATAAAAAAAGGTAATTTATATAAATATCAAATTGAAACTTCTTGGGGAGAAAAAATATTAAAATCTGATCCCTATGCATTTTATTCTGAACTTAGACCACAAACAGCCTCTATTGTAAATGGAAAACCTAAGTTTCGTTGGGCTGATAAAAGATGGCTTAATAATAGAGAGATAGGCTATGCTAAACCAATTAATATATATGAAGTTCACCTTGGTTCTTGGAAGAAAAAAGAAGATGGAACTTATTACAACTATAAAGAAATAGCAGAATTATTAGTTGAATATATGTTAGAGATGAATTATACTCACATTGAAATTATGCCTATCATTGAATATCCTTTTGATGGTTCTTGGGGCTATCAAGGTACAGGATATTATTCAGTAACCAGTCGTTATGGAACACCAGATGATTTTATGTATTTTGTAAACTATTTTCATAAAAATAATTTAGGTGTAATCTTAGATTGGGTTCCTGGACATTTTTGTAAAGATTCACATGGGCTATATCGTTTTGATGGTAGTGCTTGCTATGAATATGAAGATCCTTCTCTTGGAGAAAATGAATGGGGAAGTGCAAACTTTAATGTTTCAAGAAATGAAGTGAGAAGCTTTTTACTTTCTAACTTGTATTTTTGGATAAAAGAATTTCATATTGATGGTATAAGAATGGATGCAGTTTCTAATATGCTTTATTATAAAGATGGTCTGAGTGAAAATAAGCATTCAGTTGAATTTTTACAATATCTAAATCAAAGTTTACATGAAGAATATCCAGATGTCATGTTAATAGCAGAAGATTCTTCTGCTTGGCCATTGGTAACTAAGTATCAAGCTGATGGTGGACTTGGTTTTGATTTTAAATGGAATATGGGCTGGATGAATGACACCTTAAAATATATGGAGCAAGATCCATTTTTTAGAAAATCACATCATGGAAAACTCACATTCTCTTTTATGTATGCTTTTTCTGAAAATTTTATTTTACCATTGTCACATGATGAAATAGTGCATGGAAAAAATTCTATTCTAAATAAAATGCCAGGTTACTATGAAGATAAATTAGCTCATGTCAAAAATTTATATTCTTATCAAATGGCTCACCCAGGTAAAAAATTGAATTTTATGGGGAATGAATTTGTTCAAGGTTTAGAGTGGAGATATTATGAACAATTGGAATGGCAATTATTGAAGGATAACAAAGGTTCACAAGATATTCAAAAATATGTTAAAGCTTTAAATAAATTATATTTAGAAGAAGAAGCACTTTGGTATGATGGTCAAGATGGTTTTGAATGGATAGAACATGAAAATATAAATGAAAATATGTTAATATTTTTGAGAAAAACTCCTAACATGGAAGATTTTATTATAGCAGTATTTAATTTTTCAGGAAAAGATCATGAAATCTATCCTCTTGGAGTCCCATTAGAAGATGGGGAATATGAAGTTATTTTAGATAGTAATGAAAAAAAATTTGGAGGTTCTTATCAAGGAAGAAAAAGAAAATACAAGTCAATAAAAAAATCTTGGAATTATAGAGAGCAGTACATAGAAATAAAGATTGCTAAAAATTCAGCTGTATTTTTAAAATATAAAAAGTAA
- a CDS encoding glucose-1-phosphate adenylyltransferase gives MKKKRIIAMILAGGQGTRLKELTEDLAKPAVAFGGKYRIIDFTLTNCSNSGIDTVGVLTQYEPRILNNHIGRGSPWDLDRMDGGVTVLQPHTRKNDEKGWYKGTANAIYQNIKFIEEYDPEYVLILSGDHIYKMNYDKMLQFHIQKDADATIGVFKVPLVDAPSFGIMNTKDDMSIYEFEEKPKEPKSDLASMGIYIFNWKLLKKYLDEDEKDPNSSNDFGKNIIPNMLNDGKKMFAYPFKGYWRDVGTIQSFWDAHMDLLSEDNELDLFDKSWRVNTRQGIYTPSYFTKESKIKNTLIDKGCIVEGEIEHSVIFSGVKIGKNSKIIDSIIMADTEIGDNVTIQKAIIANDVKIVDNIVIGDGKKIAVVGEKKIIDSQSLVK, from the coding sequence ATGAAGAAAAAAAGAATTATTGCTATGATATTAGCAGGAGGACAAGGGACTCGTCTAAAAGAATTAACAGAGGACTTAGCAAAACCAGCTGTGGCTTTTGGGGGAAAGTACCGAATAATTGATTTTACTTTAACAAATTGCTCTAATTCTGGAATAGATACTGTTGGTGTCTTAACTCAATATGAACCACGTATATTGAATAATCATATTGGCAGAGGTTCTCCTTGGGATTTAGATAGAATGGATGGTGGAGTTACAGTATTACAACCTCATACAAGAAAAAATGATGAAAAAGGTTGGTATAAGGGAACAGCTAATGCCATCTATCAAAATATAAAATTTATAGAAGAATATGATCCTGAATATGTTTTAATTTTATCTGGAGATCATATCTATAAGATGAATTATGATAAGATGTTACAATTTCATATTCAAAAAGATGCAGATGCTACAATAGGAGTTTTCAAAGTTCCTTTAGTAGATGCACCAAGTTTTGGAATTATGAATACAAAAGACGATATGTCTATATATGAATTTGAAGAAAAGCCAAAAGAACCAAAAAGTGATTTAGCTTCAATGGGTATATATATTTTTAATTGGAAATTATTAAAAAAATATTTAGATGAAGACGAAAAAGATCCTAATTCAAGTAATGATTTTGGAAAAAATATAATTCCAAATATGTTAAATGATGGAAAAAAGATGTTTGCATATCCATTTAAAGGATATTGGAGAGATGTTGGAACTATCCAAAGTTTCTGGGATGCACATATGGACTTATTATCAGAAGATAATGAGCTTGATTTATTTGATAAATCTTGGAGAGTAAATACAAGACAAGGTATATACACTCCATCTTATTTTACTAAGGAATCAAAAATTAAAAATACACTGATAGATAAGGGATGTATTGTAGAAGGAGAAATAGAGCATTCTGTTATATTTTCTGGTGTTAAAATAGGTAAAAATTCGAAAATTATAGACTCTATAATTATGGCAGATACTGAAATTGGAGATAATGTAACTATTCAAAAAGCCATAATAGCAAATGATGTAAAAATAGTAGATAATATAGTTATTGGTGATGGTAAAAAAATTGCTGTTGTAGGGGAGAAAAAAATTATAGATAGTCAATCATTGGTAAAATAA
- a CDS encoding tRNA 2-thiocytidine(32) synthetase TtcA gives MENLIANDGVGEIAFLNKKEKIEESLRTTYRKKIWKNFIKAIKDFDLIKDGDKIAVGVSGGKDSLLLCKLFQELKKDKSKNFEVKFISMNPGFEAIDIDKFKENLIEMGIDCELFDANVWQIAFEEAPNNPCFLCAKMRRGVLYKKVEELGFNKLALGHHFDDIVETTMINMFFAGTVKTMLPKVPSTSGKMDIIRPLAYVREKDIINFMKYNDIQAMSCGCSIESGKVDSKRKEIKFLLQELEMKNPNIKQSIFNAMKNINLDYVLGYTSGNKTKE, from the coding sequence ATGGAGAATTTAATTGCAAATGATGGAGTAGGTGAAATAGCTTTTTTAAACAAAAAAGAGAAGATTGAGGAAAGTTTAAGAACAACATATAGAAAAAAAATATGGAAAAATTTTATAAAAGCAATAAAAGATTTTGATTTAATAAAAGATGGAGATAAAATAGCAGTAGGAGTATCAGGAGGAAAAGATAGTTTATTACTTTGTAAATTGTTTCAAGAATTAAAAAAAGATAAAAGTAAAAATTTTGAAGTAAAGTTTATTTCTATGAATCCTGGTTTTGAAGCTATTGATATTGACAAATTTAAAGAAAATTTAATAGAAATGGGAATAGATTGTGAATTATTTGATGCTAATGTTTGGCAGATAGCATTTGAAGAAGCACCAAACAATCCTTGCTTTTTATGTGCTAAAATGAGAAGGGGAGTTTTATATAAAAAGGTTGAAGAATTAGGTTTTAATAAATTAGCCTTAGGACATCATTTTGATGATATTGTTGAAACCACTATGATAAATATGTTTTTTGCAGGAACAGTAAAAACAATGTTACCTAAAGTTCCTTCTACTTCTGGAAAAATGGATATAATAAGACCTCTTGCTTATGTTAGAGAAAAAGATATAATAAATTTTATGAAATATAATGATATTCAAGCTATGAGTTGTGGTTGTTCTATAGAATCAGGAAAAGTAGATTCAAAAAGAAAAGAAATTAAATTTTTATTACAAGAATTAGAAATGAAAAATCCTAACATAAAACAAAGTATATTTAATGCAATGAAAAATATTAATTTAGATTATGTCTTGGGATATACAAGTGGAAATAAAACAAAAGAATAG
- a CDS encoding AMP-binding protein codes for MSIKYLYDRKKIAVTYGEEKYSYADIIKYVNYYSEFLDISKGDRVALMMENRPESIFSFFSIWAKKGIALSLDAGYTVEQLAFVLNDSKPKYIFVSNKIKEVVEKANEQVGNIVKIMVVDEITLPTDYVIKQEEYENDSNEDLAVIVYTSGTTGNPKGVMITYENIKTNMEGVRAVDLVTETDVILAMLPYHHIMPLCFTLILPMYMGVPIVLLTEISSASLLKALQENRVTVILGVPRVWEMLDKAIMTKINQSSLAKFMFKMASKINSMSIRKMLFSKVHKQFGGNIRLMVSGGAKIDKNILEDFRTMGFCAIQGYGMTETAPIITFNVPGRERSDSAGEVIPNVEVKIADDGEILVKGKNVMKGYYNNEQATKEAFDKDGWFHTGDLGKMDGKYLIIIGRKKEMIVLPNGKNIDPNDIEAEIIKNTDLIKEIAVTEYKEQLLAIIYPDFDQIKAKQIVNIKDAIKWEVIDKYNVTAPNYKKIHDIKIVKEELPKTRIGKIRRFMLKDLIEEKTENTDKKEAKKIIEVPAEMKEKFDIINKYMDERYQKAIDLDSHIELDLGFDSLDIVEFMNFLNSTFEITIVEQDFVENKTISAIIKLINDKAGKLVEKIDKNENLKKIIESDSNVKLPKDARYAKVLKFILSLMFRYYFKYKYRGKENLGEGAGIIVGNHQSYLDAFMLNNAFTYKELGGNYYIATALHFKSNFMKYLAGHGNIILVDANRNLKNTLQAAAKVLKSGKKLLIFPEGARTRDGQLQEFKKTFAILSKELNVPIYPFVLKGAYEAFPYNKKFPKRNNISVQFLEKIEPNDKTVEELVEETKNNIAKNYY; via the coding sequence ATGTCAATAAAATATTTGTATGACAGGAAAAAAATTGCTGTTACATACGGTGAAGAAAAATACTCTTATGCAGATATAATTAAATATGTAAATTATTATTCAGAATTTTTAGATATTTCAAAAGGAGATAGAGTAGCCTTAATGATGGAAAATAGACCAGAATCTATTTTTTCATTTTTCTCAATTTGGGCAAAAAAGGGTATAGCATTAAGTTTAGATGCAGGCTATACAGTTGAACAACTTGCTTTTGTTCTTAATGATTCAAAACCAAAATATATTTTTGTATCAAATAAAATTAAAGAAGTTGTTGAAAAAGCCAATGAACAAGTTGGAAATATAGTAAAAATAATGGTTGTTGATGAGATAACTCTACCTACTGATTATGTAATTAAACAGGAAGAATATGAAAATGATTCAAATGAAGATTTAGCAGTAATAGTTTACACTTCTGGTACAACTGGAAATCCAAAAGGTGTAATGATAACTTATGAAAATATAAAAACTAATATGGAAGGAGTTAGGGCAGTTGACCTGGTTACTGAAACTGATGTTATTTTAGCAATGTTACCTTATCATCATATTATGCCTCTGTGTTTTACATTGATATTACCTATGTATATGGGAGTTCCAATAGTTCTTTTGACAGAAATATCCTCTGCTAGCCTTTTAAAGGCATTACAAGAGAATAGAGTTACTGTTATTCTTGGAGTTCCAAGAGTATGGGAGATGTTAGATAAAGCTATTATGACTAAAATAAATCAAAGTTCATTGGCAAAATTTATGTTTAAAATGGCTTCAAAAATAAATTCTATGTCAATAAGAAAAATGTTATTCTCAAAAGTTCATAAACAATTCGGTGGAAACATAAGACTTATGGTTTCAGGTGGAGCAAAAATTGACAAAAATATATTAGAAGATTTTCGTACTATGGGCTTCTGTGCAATACAAGGTTATGGTATGACTGAAACAGCTCCTATAATAACCTTTAATGTACCAGGTAGAGAAAGATCAGATTCTGCTGGTGAAGTAATCCCAAATGTAGAAGTTAAGATTGCAGATGATGGAGAAATTCTTGTTAAAGGTAAAAATGTAATGAAAGGTTACTATAACAATGAGCAAGCTACAAAAGAAGCTTTTGATAAAGATGGTTGGTTTCATACTGGCGATTTAGGAAAAATGGATGGGAAATATTTAATAATAATTGGTAGAAAAAAAGAAATGATAGTTTTACCAAATGGAAAAAATATAGACCCTAATGATATTGAAGCAGAAATTATTAAAAATACTGACTTAATAAAAGAAATTGCTGTAACAGAATATAAAGAACAGTTACTTGCTATAATATATCCAGATTTTGACCAGATAAAGGCTAAACAGATAGTAAATATTAAAGATGCAATTAAATGGGAAGTTATAGATAAATATAATGTAACAGCACCTAATTATAAAAAAATTCATGATATAAAAATAGTTAAAGAAGAACTACCTAAAACAAGAATAGGTAAGATTAGAAGATTTATGCTTAAAGATTTAATAGAAGAAAAGACTGAGAATACTGATAAAAAAGAAGCAAAGAAGATTATTGAAGTACCTGCTGAAATGAAAGAAAAATTTGATATTATTAATAAATATATGGATGAAAGATATCAAAAAGCTATTGATTTAGATTCTCATATTGAATTAGATTTAGGATTTGATTCTCTTGATATAGTAGAATTTATGAATTTCTTAAATTCAACTTTTGAAATAACAATAGTAGAACAAGATTTTGTTGAAAATAAAACAATATCTGCTATAATAAAATTAATTAATGATAAAGCAGGAAAATTAGTTGAAAAAATAGATAAAAATGAAAATTTAAAAAAAATTATTGAAAGTGATTCTAATGTAAAATTACCAAAAGATGCAAGATATGCAAAAGTTTTAAAATTTATTTTAAGTCTAATGTTTAGATACTATTTTAAATATAAATATAGAGGAAAAGAAAATCTTGGAGAAGGAGCAGGAATAATTGTTGGAAATCACCAAAGTTATTTAGATGCTTTTATGTTAAATAATGCTTTTACTTATAAAGAATTAGGTGGAAATTATTATATAGCAACAGCTCTACATTTCAAATCTAATTTTATGAAATATCTAGCAGGTCATGGAAATATAATTTTAGTTGATGCAAACAGAAATTTAAAAAATACTCTACAAGCAGCAGCTAAGGTTTTAAAAAGTGGTAAAAAATTACTTATTTTCCCAGAAGGGGCCAGAACAAGAGATGGTCAGTTGCAAGAGTTTAAAAAGACTTTTGCTATACTGTCAAAGGAATTGAATGTTCCTATATATCCATTTGTATTAAAGGGAGCTTATGAAGCATTTCCATATAATAAAAAATTTCCAAAAAGAAATAATATTTCAGTTCAATTTTTAGAAAAAATTGAACCAAATGATAAAACAGTTGAAGAATTAGTTGAAGAAACTAAAAATAATATTGCAAAAAATTATTATTAA
- a CDS encoding glycogen/starch/alpha-glucan phosphorylase → MKFDKEEWKEKLEERLLEKFSVSLKDASPFEVYRALGETVMSFIAKDWYETKQEYSKTKQAFYLSSEFLMGRALGNNLINLGIDKEIQKFFKELGIDYNQIEDEEEDAALGNGGLGRLAACFMDSLATLNLPGQGYSIRYRNGIFNQYLRDGYQVEKPETWLKYGDVWSVMRPEDEVIVNFGHTSVRALPYDMPIIGYGTNNINTLRLWEAHSIVDLDLGVFNQQDYLHATQDKTLAEDISRVLYPNDSTDDGKKLRLRQQYFFVSASLQDIIKKFKKVHGREFSKIPEFIAIQLNDTHPVIAIPELMRILVDVEGVLWEDAWEIVKKTFSYTNHTILAEALEKWWIGLYQEVVPRIFQITEGIHNQFKNELANLYPNDINKQNRMQIIQGNMIHMAWLAIYGSHKVNGVAELHTEILKEHELRDWYELYPEKFLNKTNGITQRRWLLKSNPQLASYITELIGDAWIKDLSELKKLEQFMNDEKVLNKIWDIKIEKKEELVEYLRETQGIDINPKSIFDVQVKRMHEYKRQLLNIFQVYDLYQQLKQNPNMDFTPTTYIYGAKAAPGYKIAKGIIRLINDIAQIINADGDVKEKLKVVFVENYRVTVAEKIFPAADISEQISTAGKEASGTGNMKFMLNGAITLGTLDGANVEIVKEAGEENEYIFGMRVKDIDELRKKGYDPRFPYNNVTGLKQVVDALIDGKLSDLGSGIYREIHSLLMERGDQYFVLEDFEDYRRKQREINRDYKDKISWAKKMLKNIANAGKFSSDRTILEYANEIWNIKETKIK, encoded by the coding sequence ATGAAATTTGATAAAGAAGAATGGAAAGAAAAATTAGAGGAAAGATTATTAGAAAAATTTTCAGTTAGTTTAAAGGATGCTAGTCCTTTTGAAGTGTATAGAGCCTTAGGTGAAACTGTTATGAGTTTTATAGCTAAGGATTGGTATGAAACAAAACAAGAATATTCTAAGACTAAGCAAGCATTCTATCTATCATCAGAATTCTTGATGGGGAGAGCCTTGGGAAATAATTTGATTAACTTAGGTATTGATAAAGAAATTCAAAAATTCTTTAAAGAACTAGGAATAGATTACAATCAAATTGAAGATGAAGAAGAAGATGCAGCACTAGGAAATGGTGGTTTAGGTAGACTTGCAGCTTGTTTTATGGATTCACTTGCAACATTGAATTTACCTGGTCAAGGATATAGTATTAGATATAGAAATGGTATTTTTAATCAATATTTAAGAGATGGTTATCAAGTTGAAAAACCTGAAACTTGGCTTAAATATGGAGATGTTTGGTCTGTAATGCGACCAGAAGATGAAGTGATTGTTAATTTTGGACATACTTCTGTTAGAGCTTTACCTTATGATATGCCAATAATAGGATATGGAACTAATAATATAAATACTCTTAGATTATGGGAGGCACACTCAATAGTAGATTTAGATTTGGGAGTATTTAATCAGCAAGATTATTTACATGCAACACAAGATAAAACATTGGCAGAAGATATTTCTCGTGTACTTTACCCTAATGATTCAACTGATGATGGTAAGAAATTAAGACTTCGTCAACAATATTTCTTTGTATCGGCATCATTACAAGATATCATAAAAAAATTTAAAAAAGTGCATGGTAGAGAATTTTCAAAAATTCCTGAATTTATTGCTATTCAACTTAATGATACTCACCCAGTTATAGCTATACCAGAGCTCATGAGAATATTAGTTGATGTTGAAGGTGTTTTATGGGAAGATGCTTGGGAAATTGTAAAGAAAACTTTTTCATATACTAACCATACTATTTTGGCAGAAGCTCTTGAAAAATGGTGGATAGGACTTTATCAAGAAGTTGTTCCTAGAATCTTCCAAATAACAGAAGGTATACACAATCAATTCAAAAATGAATTAGCAAATCTATACCCAAATGACATTAATAAACAAAATAGAATGCAAATTATTCAAGGCAACATGATACATATGGCTTGGCTTGCAATATATGGAAGCCATAAAGTAAATGGAGTTGCTGAATTACATACTGAAATTTTAAAAGAACATGAATTAAGAGACTGGTATGAATTGTATCCTGAAAAATTTTTAAATAAAACAAATGGAATTACTCAAAGAAGATGGTTATTAAAATCTAACCCACAACTGGCTTCATATATAACAGAATTAATTGGAGATGCTTGGATAAAAGATTTATCTGAACTTAAAAAACTTGAACAATTTATGAATGATGAAAAAGTTTTAAATAAAATCTGGGATATAAAAATTGAAAAGAAAGAGGAACTTGTTGAATATTTACGAGAAACACAAGGTATAGATATAAATCCAAAATCTATTTTTGATGTACAAGTAAAAAGAATGCATGAATATAAAAGACAATTATTAAATATTTTCCAAGTTTATGATTTATATCAACAATTAAAACAAAACCCTAATATGGATTTTACACCTACAACTTATATTTATGGAGCTAAGGCTGCACCAGGTTATAAAATAGCAAAAGGAATTATCCGTTTAATTAATGATATTGCACAGATTATAAATGCTGATGGTGATGTAAAAGAGAAATTAAAAGTTGTATTTGTTGAAAATTATAGAGTTACTGTTGCAGAAAAAATATTTCCTGCTGCTGATATCTCAGAACAAATTTCAACTGCTGGTAAAGAAGCATCAGGTACAGGAAATATGAAATTTATGCTTAATGGAGCAATAACATTAGGTACATTAGATGGAGCTAATGTAGAAATTGTAAAAGAAGCTGGAGAAGAAAACGAATATATTTTTGGTATGAGGGTTAAAGATATTGATGAGCTTAGAAAAAAAGGATATGACCCAAGATTCCCGTATAATAATGTAACAGGATTGAAACAAGTTGTTGATGCTTTAATTGATGGAAAACTTAGTGATTTAGGAAGTGGAATTTATAGAGAAATTCATTCTTTATTAATGGAAAGAGGAGATCAGTATTTTGTTTTAGAAGATTTTGAAGATTATAGAAGAAAACAAAGAGAGATCAACAGAGATTATAAGGATAAGATTTCTTGGGCGAAGAAAATGTTAAAGAACATTGCTAATGCTGGAAAATTTTCTTCTGATAGAACAATTCTTGAGTATGCAAATGAAATTTGGAATATAAAAGAAACAAAAATAAAATAA
- the malQ gene encoding 4-alpha-glucanotransferase, whose protein sequence is MKRECGVLLAISSLPSSYGIGDFGKEAYRFIDFLVSSGQSLWQILPLCPVEYGNSPYQSPSTFAGNFLYLDLENLVNNEYLTQKDIDVLKQEVSYIDYEYIKSQKESLLRKASQAFFYKKKEEKDFKKFQKENKFWLEDYALFLTLNKKFKGKMWNTWQKEYKFREKKFIEEAKKTYQEEYLYESFIQYYFQKQWKQLKNYANKKGIKIIGDLPIYVATHSADTWQNPKLFCFDKHLKIKLVAGCPPDYFSKTGQLWGNVLYNWKEMKKNDYSWWINRIKHSFLLYDILRLDHFRGFASYWAIRYGEKTAINGKWEKGPRYQFFKKLESKITNMDVVAEDLGTLTADVFKLLEQTKYPNMKVLEFGLAEWDNMYHPRNYLENSVAYTGTHDNMPIVEWYENLNQEEKNICDENLKNFLKDYDTNIWEPIQWRAIEALYASKSNRVIVPLQDILGLGRDSRMNTPSTVGNNWAWRIYWNYRYKDLENKLYNLAKKYRRISKGEDNEN, encoded by the coding sequence TTGAAAAGAGAATGTGGAGTTTTATTAGCAATTAGTTCTCTACCAAGTTCTTATGGCATTGGAGATTTTGGGAAAGAAGCATATCGTTTTATTGATTTCTTAGTGTCCTCTGGACAAAGTCTGTGGCAAATATTACCACTGTGTCCTGTGGAATATGGAAACTCTCCCTATCAATCACCTTCTACTTTTGCTGGAAATTTTTTATATTTAGATTTAGAAAATTTAGTTAATAATGAATATTTAACACAAAAGGATATTGATGTATTAAAACAAGAAGTATCCTATATAGATTATGAATATATTAAAAGCCAGAAAGAGTCTTTATTAAGAAAGGCTTCTCAGGCTTTTTTTTACAAAAAGAAAGAAGAAAAAGATTTTAAAAAATTTCAAAAAGAAAATAAATTTTGGTTAGAAGATTATGCACTTTTTCTTACTTTAAATAAGAAATTTAAAGGTAAAATGTGGAATACTTGGCAAAAAGAATATAAATTTAGAGAGAAGAAATTTATAGAAGAAGCTAAGAAGACCTATCAAGAAGAATATCTATATGAAAGTTTTATACAATATTATTTTCAAAAACAATGGAAACAATTAAAAAATTATGCAAATAAAAAAGGAATAAAAATTATAGGTGATTTACCTATATATGTTGCAACACATAGTGCTGATACTTGGCAAAATCCAAAATTATTCTGTTTTGATAAACATTTAAAAATAAAATTGGTGGCAGGTTGCCCACCAGATTATTTTTCTAAAACTGGACAATTATGGGGAAATGTTCTTTATAATTGGAAAGAGATGAAAAAAAATGACTATTCTTGGTGGATAAATAGAATAAAACATAGTTTTTTACTTTATGATATTTTAAGACTAGATCATTTTAGAGGTTTTGCATCTTATTGGGCTATTCGTTATGGAGAAAAAACTGCAATCAATGGAAAATGGGAAAAAGGACCTAGATATCAATTTTTTAAAAAATTAGAAAGCAAAATAACTAATATGGATGTAGTGGCAGAAGATTTAGGAACACTTACAGCAGATGTTTTTAAACTTTTAGAACAGACAAAGTATCCAAATATGAAAGTATTGGAATTTGGTTTAGCTGAATGGGATAATATGTACCATCCTAGAAATTATCTTGAAAATTCAGTTGCCTATACGGGCACACATGATAATATGCCAATAGTTGAGTGGTATGAAAATTTAAATCAAGAAGAAAAAAATATCTGTGATGAGAATTTAAAAAACTTTTTAAAAGACTATGATACAAATATTTGGGAACCAATTCAATGGAGAGCAATAGAAGCACTTTATGCTTCAAAATCTAATAGGGTTATAGTCCCTCTACAAGATATACTAGGTTTAGGTAGGGATTCAAGAATGAATACTCCTTCAACAGTTGGGAACAATTGGGCTTGGAGAATTTATTGGAATTATAGATACAAGGATTTAGAAAATAAATTATATAATTTAGCAAAGAAATATAGAAGAATTAGTAAGGGAGAGGATAATGAAAATTGA
- a CDS encoding Bax inhibitor-1/YccA family protein — protein MYYNMNDIDIRSSNNFLRKVFLYMILGIAISFGTGAYLLYFNQGLLSTLFNYYQFLVIAELAMVFSISLFINKMSSSLARILFFAYSLVNGITLTVIGLIYAPQVIFYAFMITLTIFIVTAIYGYTTQEDLSSYRRFFIIALISLIILSIINVFMRVGMLEWVITIAGVVIFTGLIAYDVNRIKFISYQLADGDNETIEKMGIIGALNLYLDFINLFIYILRIFGRKK, from the coding sequence ATGTATTACAATATGAATGATATTGATATTAGAAGTTCTAACAATTTTTTAAGAAAAGTGTTTTTGTATATGATTTTAGGTATCGCCATTTCTTTTGGCACAGGAGCATATTTATTATATTTTAATCAAGGTTTATTATCTACTTTATTTAATTATTATCAATTTTTAGTAATAGCAGAGTTAGCTATGGTGTTTTCTATAAGTTTGTTTATAAATAAAATGTCTTCTAGCTTAGCAAGAATTTTGTTTTTCGCCTATTCCTTAGTAAATGGAATAACTCTTACTGTTATTGGACTTATTTATGCACCACAAGTTATTTTTTATGCTTTTATGATAACTCTTACAATTTTTATTGTAACTGCTATCTATGGTTATACTACACAAGAAGATTTAAGTTCTTATAGAAGATTTTTTATAATAGCTTTAATTTCATTGATAATTTTATCAATTATTAATGTTTTTATGAGAGTTGGAATGCTTGAATGGGTAATAACAATAGCAGGAGTAGTTATTTTTACTGGACTTATTGCTTATGATGTTAATAGAATAAAATTTATATCTTATCAATTAGCTGATGGAGATAATGAGACTATAGAAAAAATGGGAATAATTGGTGCTTTAAATCTTTATCTTGATTTCATTAACCTATTTATCTATATACTTAGAATTTTTGGAAGAAAAAAATAA